AGTCTACCTTCTGCTCTGAAACGTCTGTGAAAAGCTTTAAATGCCTGCCGAGCCTGTCGAGAGCGCCTAGCTTGTCATGAAGCTTAAAACGTACCGTGCCGCCAAACTGCGTCGTTGTCTCTGAGAGCTCTGCTACACAGGCCATTTGTTCAGGCGTGAGCTCTGTTGAATCCTTGAGTTTGATTCCACCCGAGCTCCATTCAGCGAAGTCCTTCATATTCGAGAAACCCAACTTCGCAATCTCCTGAAGAACCTTGTCAGCGGTGATATCAAGCTTTGTGGTGCGCTTCTCAAGGGCCTTCTGGATAAGAGCTTGAACCTTAGCCTTTCTTAGCAGACGGCTTGCGGTTACTTCCGCTGACCTCCCACTGTATCCAGCTCGTATCGCCGCTTGCTTCCCGTTAAGGTCTATCAGGTACTCATGCACGAATAGCCTTTGCTGCGGAGTTATCCCATCTTTGGGGCTCATGGGGGGATTGTAAGGGGGGCAAGAAAACCTTGTCAAACGGCTGAGGGATGTAAAAAGGTATTAGAAAGGTATTAGAAAGGATATAAAAGGGGTGCGAAAGGGGTGCGAAAAAGGTATAAAGCCCCGCTGTGACCGGGGCCCATGCCTATTCCTCGTCGTTTTTTGGCTCGACTTTCGGCAATGATTTGGAAGCCTCCTTGTACTCCTCGAGATTCAGGACCGGCTTGCCGCCGTCGTGCGCGAGGACGCCGAGCCGTTGCAGGCGCTTCTTGGCCGTGAACCAGTTTTGAACGCCCAGGAACGCGCATATCTCCTTGCGGCCGCGAACTTCAATGTCTTTTACAGTCATTCCTTCAAACCTCCTCAATCGTAATCGGAAATAGGCTCTCGACCATACGCTTCTTGGCCTTGTAGGATTCCGTCTTCATGCCCTTCACATCGACAAATGAGACAGTCCCATCGGCCTTGAAGACCTGAAAGTCCACGACATAGCGGACGCCCCCGGGAAGATAGAAAGGGACCTGTCTGAGAAAGAACACGACCTCGCCGGTGCGCTCTCGGAGCTTGAGCCCCTGGTAGTAGTTCGCCTCCTTTTGCGAGTCGAACCGGATGCCATCGAGTTCCGTGGCCCTGGCCTTGTATTTATGGAAAACTCTTCTCATGTTCTCTGCGCCTCCTTAGCGAGCCTCAAATTTTGCCCCAAGCCCGTCGATTATCGCCTTCAACTTCTCGCGCCCCTGCTGAAACTGCTCGTCCGTGTAACCGTCTTCGAGCTGTAACGGGGAGACTGGCCTTACGTTCGCATTGGACAACACCTGCTCAGCGGCCTCGTGTATCAACCCGACGATGTTCGTTCCAGGATAAATATTTGTCGTATTGCGGCATATCCGCTTAATGGCTTCGAGGTAGGTACGGTCTGACAGGTCTTTCGTCATCTCGTACCAGACTGCAAGCTTTTCTTTCTCCGCCGTCGCCTTGAAATCGGTAACGCAGGCCGACAGTATCGCTATCCCTTTACTGAAAGTCTCATAGTCCATCGCCGCCCCCTAATGCCTTTTGCCGTTCATTGCCCTCCACGAGAAGTCGAGCTTCATCGAGGGCCGATAAGGTCTTATCCATCGAGGAAGACTTAGGTTGTCCGGGTCCCGGCGGTGACTTGCCCAGTGGCTCCCGCTTCTCCCAATTCAGAATAGTTGCGTAGTGGGAAGAATACTTATACCCCTTTGAGGCCATGCCGGAACTCAGTCGCTCGATAAGGGCCAAGGTCTTTTCCTTACCAAACCGCTCTTGGAGTTTTTCAAGCTCCTGGTCTGTCAGAAGAACATTCTGAAATTCTCCGTGGAGAGATTTGGTGCGCGCGTCGTCCTCTCCTTTCCCTTCTGACTCCCTTCCCTTACTACTTCCCTTATGACTACTACTTCCCACCGCTAGCCCTCGTCGAATACTCGGCGAATACTCGTCGAGTATTACTTCTTCTGGCGGCTCCGGGTTTCTGGTTTTTGAGGGCTTATCTATCTTCTGATGAGCATCAAAGTTCTTGATATAAAAGTATTTTTCGCCGTTGGTCTCAAAGGGCCTGATTACATCTATTGATATGAGTTCATTGAGCCATCCATCGAAAATAGAAATCTTTGTGCTATCGTAAGGGAAGATTTTGTTGAGTAGCCATCGAGAATTGCCCTTTACGACGCCGAAGTCGTCGGAATATATCCACATCCCGATAAAAAGGAGCCTCGCATCACGCGAAACAGACCCTAATTTTTCATCATCGCAAAACTCTGGTTTGACGGTGCGGATTCTTGCCATCTACGACTACTCCTTAAAAAGGTTCATCTATCATTTATCATTTTGCCGGGGTCGGCAATATGAT
This genomic interval from Dehalococcoidia bacterium contains the following:
- a CDS encoding terminase small subunit; translation: MSPKDGITPQQRLFVHEYLIDLNGKQAAIRAGYSGRSAEVTASRLLRKAKVQALIQKALEKRTTKLDITADKVLQEIAKLGFSNMKDFAEWSSGGIKLKDSTELTPEQMACVAELSETTTQFGGTVRFKLHDKLGALDRLGRHLKLFTDVSEQKVDFTDEKPQIDEAERKAAERLKRIKGK
- a CDS encoding DUF1064 domain-containing protein — protein: MRRVFHKYKARATELDGIRFDSQKEANYYQGLKLRERTGEVVFFLRQVPFYLPGGVRYVVDFQVFKADGTVSFVDVKGMKTESYKAKKRMVESLFPITIEEV